In a genomic window of Halomonas denitrificans:
- a CDS encoding cell division protein FtsQ/DivIB has protein sequence MNRAAWMLMMPAALAVLVAAVWAFGGWQDPERWPIRWLEVEGQLERTTSAQVRAAVAAEARRGFFVVNVERARMAVEALPWVAFAAVSRQWPDALTISVVEHQPVARWNENALVSRRGDAFEVAGTAGMQGLVQLRGPEGRQADVFATWQALAGRLRPNGIEASVVTLDPRGAWTVTLESGWNLLLGREEIEQRLDRFLDVHARLARVQGIRRVDLRYPNGLAIGTGEDTAAGEPATEIAARGDASRSIGPERAPRTYARTDGNHG, from the coding sequence ATGAATCGGGCGGCCTGGATGCTGATGATGCCGGCCGCACTGGCCGTGCTGGTCGCCGCGGTCTGGGCCTTCGGCGGCTGGCAGGACCCGGAGCGCTGGCCGATCCGCTGGCTCGAGGTCGAGGGACAGCTCGAGCGCACGACCTCGGCGCAGGTCCGCGCCGCGGTGGCCGCGGAAGCGCGCCGGGGCTTCTTCGTGGTCAACGTCGAGCGGGCGCGCATGGCGGTCGAGGCCCTGCCCTGGGTTGCCTTCGCCGCGGTCAGTCGCCAGTGGCCGGATGCCTTGACCATCTCCGTGGTCGAGCACCAGCCGGTGGCCCGCTGGAACGAAAACGCTCTGGTCAGTCGACGCGGCGACGCCTTCGAGGTGGCCGGGACCGCGGGGATGCAGGGCCTGGTCCAGCTTCGCGGTCCCGAAGGTCGGCAGGCTGACGTGTTCGCGACCTGGCAGGCGCTGGCCGGGCGCCTGCGGCCCAACGGTATCGAGGCCTCGGTGGTCACGCTGGATCCGCGCGGCGCGTGGACGGTCACGCTGGAATCGGGCTGGAACCTCCTTCTGGGGCGCGAAGAAATCGAGCAGCGGCTGGATCGCTTTCTCGATGTGCACGCCCGGCTGGCCCGGGTCCAGGGCATCCGGCGTGTCGACCTGCGCTATCCGAACGGCCTGGCCATCGGCACGGGCGAAGACACCGCGGCCGGCGAACCGGCCACCGAAATCGCGGCGCGCGGCGACGCGTCGCGCTCCATCGGTCCGGAAAGGGCCCCACGAACGTACGCACGGACGGACGGTAATCATGGCTAG
- the lpxC gene encoding UDP-3-O-acyl-N-acetylglucosamine deacetylase: MIHQRTLKNVIRATGVGMHSGQKVIMTLRPAPADTGIVFRRVDLDPVFEIRAEAHEVGDTALSTTLVGENGVRVATIEHLMSALAGLGIDNLYVDLTASEVPIMDGSAGPFVFLIQSAGIAEQSAPKRFIRIKRTVELSDGDKWVRFEPYDGFSVAFEIEFDHPVFRNRNCELDLDFSTTSYLKEVARARTFGFMRDIEYLRQRNLVLGGSLDNAVVVDDYRVLNADGLRYEDEFVKHKVLDAIGDLYLLGASPLGRFTGYKSGHELNNQLLRMVLADESAWEEVTFDDAARAPISYLQPAQAL, from the coding sequence TTGATCCACCAGCGAACCCTCAAGAACGTGATCCGCGCGACCGGCGTGGGCATGCACTCCGGCCAGAAGGTCATCATGACGTTGCGCCCGGCGCCCGCCGATACCGGCATCGTCTTTCGCCGTGTCGACCTCGACCCGGTGTTCGAAATCCGGGCCGAAGCCCACGAAGTCGGCGATACGGCGCTCTCGACCACGCTGGTCGGCGAAAACGGCGTTCGCGTGGCGACCATCGAACACCTGATGTCGGCGCTGGCCGGGCTGGGCATCGACAACCTCTACGTCGATCTCACCGCCTCGGAAGTGCCGATCATGGACGGCAGTGCCGGGCCGTTCGTGTTCCTCATCCAGTCCGCCGGGATCGCCGAGCAGTCCGCGCCGAAACGCTTCATCCGGATCAAGCGAACGGTCGAGCTGTCGGACGGCGACAAGTGGGTCCGCTTCGAGCCATATGACGGGTTCTCCGTCGCCTTCGAGATCGAGTTCGATCACCCGGTGTTCCGCAACCGCAACTGCGAGCTGGACCTGGATTTCTCGACCACTTCGTACCTCAAGGAAGTAGCGCGCGCCCGGACCTTCGGATTCATGCGCGACATCGAGTACCTGCGCCAGCGCAATCTCGTGCTCGGCGGCAGCCTGGACAACGCGGTGGTCGTCGACGACTACCGGGTGCTCAATGCCGACGGTCTGCGCTACGAGGACGAGTTCGTCAAGCACAAGGTGCTCGACGCGATCGGCGATCTCTACCTGCTCGGCGCCAGCCCGCTGGGTCGGTTCACCGGCTACAAGTCCGGCCATGAACTGAACAACCAGCTGCTGCGCATGGTGCTGGCCGACGAATCCGCGTGGGAAGAGGTGACCTTCGACGACGCCGCCCGCGCACCGATTTCCTACCTGCAGCCCGCCCAGGCGCTCTAG
- a CDS encoding DUF721 domain-containing protein, with amino-acid sequence MTSRSRSGPRDVREIARSASGLQQALRRAETYLALNARLAPALPEPLRAHLRVACIEGETLVLAAGSPAWATQARMHQASLLEVAKALWPQPLANVRVIVAPGLEAPAG; translated from the coding sequence ATGACGTCCCGCTCCCGTTCCGGCCCCCGCGACGTACGCGAGATCGCGCGCAGCGCCTCCGGCCTGCAGCAGGCGCTGCGCCGCGCCGAGACCTACCTCGCGCTGAACGCCCGCCTCGCCCCGGCCCTGCCGGAACCGCTCCGGGCGCACCTCCGGGTGGCTTGCATCGAGGGGGAAACGCTGGTCCTGGCCGCCGGCTCACCGGCCTGGGCGACCCAGGCCCGGATGCACCAGGCATCGCTTCTCGAAGTCGCGAAAGCCCTGTGGCCGCAGCCGCTTGCAAACGTGCGCGTGATCGTTGCCCCGGGCCTGGAGGCGCCGGCGGGCTGA
- the ftsZ gene encoding cell division protein FtsZ — MAFELIENYTPSATIKVLGIGGGGGNAVNQMVEASIEGVEFVSVNTDAQALKSFAGKTTLQIGSSVTKGLGAGANPEVGRQAALEDRDRVAELLDGSDMVFITAGMGGGTGTGAAPVIAQTAKEMGILTVAVVTKPFPFEGQRRLAVAQQGIDELGHHVDSLITIPNSKLLSVLGPDITLLNAFKAANQVLSGAVQGIAELITRPGLINVDFADVRTVMSEMGMAMMGSGSATGQDRALMAAQSAIGSPLLEDINLSGACGILVNVTAGMNLSMREFEEVGTTIADLASEDATVVMGTVIDPDMNDEIRVTVVATGLGQKRVEREKPMKLVRTGTDDRPVFSEDEDEEPQPQRTLGGGRGGRADSGARSEAEQKEFEYLDIPAFLRNQAD; from the coding sequence ATGGCTTTTGAATTGATCGAGAACTACACCCCGAGCGCGACCATCAAGGTCCTCGGAATCGGCGGAGGCGGCGGCAACGCCGTCAACCAGATGGTGGAGGCGAGCATCGAGGGCGTCGAATTCGTGTCGGTCAACACCGACGCGCAGGCGCTGAAGAGCTTCGCCGGCAAGACCACGCTGCAGATCGGCTCGAGCGTGACCAAGGGTCTCGGTGCGGGCGCGAACCCCGAAGTCGGCCGCCAGGCCGCCCTCGAGGACCGCGACCGGGTCGCCGAACTGCTGGACGGCTCCGACATGGTGTTCATCACCGCCGGAATGGGTGGCGGTACCGGGACCGGCGCCGCGCCGGTGATCGCCCAGACCGCGAAGGAAATGGGCATCCTGACCGTCGCGGTCGTGACCAAGCCGTTCCCCTTCGAGGGCCAGCGCCGGCTGGCGGTCGCCCAGCAGGGCATCGACGAGCTCGGCCACCACGTCGATTCGCTGATCACCATCCCGAACTCCAAGCTGCTCAGCGTGCTCGGCCCGGACATCACCCTGCTCAACGCCTTCAAGGCCGCCAACCAGGTGCTTTCCGGCGCGGTCCAGGGGATCGCTGAACTGATCACGCGGCCGGGCCTGATCAACGTCGACTTCGCGGACGTCCGCACCGTCATGTCGGAGATGGGCATGGCGATGATGGGGTCCGGCAGCGCGACCGGTCAGGACCGTGCCCTGATGGCGGCCCAGTCCGCGATCGGTTCGCCGCTGCTCGAGGACATCAACCTGTCCGGCGCCTGCGGCATCCTGGTCAACGTCACGGCCGGAATGAACCTGTCGATGCGCGAGTTCGAGGAAGTCGGCACGACCATCGCCGACCTCGCCAGCGAGGACGCCACGGTCGTGATGGGCACGGTGATCGACCCGGACATGAACGACGAGATCCGGGTCACCGTCGTCGCCACCGGGCTCGGCCAGAAGCGGGTCGAACGCGAGAAGCCGATGAAGCTCGTGCGCACGGGAACCGACGACCGCCCGGTCTTCAGCGAGGACGAGGACGAAGAGCCGCAGCCCCAGCGCACGCTGGGCGGCGGTCGCGGCGGTCGGGCCGATTCCGGCGCCCGCAGCGAAGCCGAACAGAAGGAGTTCGAGTACCTCGACATCCCGGCCTTCCTGCGCAACCAGGCCGACTGA
- the ftsA gene encoding cell division protein FtsA, producing the protein MARKPDKSLVVGLDIGTSKIVAIVGEIQPDGGVEVIGLGSHASRGLKRGMVVDIESTEQSIQRAVEEAELMADCEIHSVFAGIAGTHVSSRQSSGAVAIRDTEVTDSDVERVLESARAVAIPADQRILHVLPKGYVIDSTDGIRQPVGMSGVRLEVQVHLVTAANSAVQNVTKCVARCGLQVDDLILHSLASAESVLSEDEKELGIGLIDIGAGTTDIAVFAEGAIQHTACIPIAGDLVTSDIAVALRTPTLHAEEIKIKYACALEQLASSDETLQVPSVGDRPPRRLERQTLAQVVEARYRELFHHVQKQLRQSGCENLVPAGLVLTGGGARMEGVVELAEEIMHMPVRLGAPQHVRGLSEVVNNPIHATGVGLLLRGSRLDRPRAGGLGRGSPGGLVSRIKQWFQGEF; encoded by the coding sequence ATGGCTAGGAAACCCGACAAGTCGCTGGTGGTCGGGCTCGACATCGGCACCAGCAAGATCGTCGCCATCGTCGGCGAGATCCAGCCCGACGGCGGGGTCGAGGTCATCGGCCTCGGCTCGCATGCCTCGCGCGGACTCAAGCGCGGCATGGTCGTCGACATCGAATCCACCGAGCAATCGATCCAGCGCGCGGTCGAAGAAGCCGAACTGATGGCCGATTGCGAGATCCACTCGGTATTCGCCGGCATCGCGGGGACCCACGTGTCCTCGCGCCAGTCCAGCGGCGCGGTCGCGATCCGCGATACGGAAGTCACCGACTCCGACGTCGAGCGGGTGCTCGAATCGGCGCGCGCGGTCGCCATCCCGGCCGACCAGCGCATCCTCCACGTACTGCCCAAGGGCTACGTGATCGATTCCACCGACGGCATCCGCCAGCCGGTCGGCATGTCGGGCGTGCGGCTGGAAGTACAGGTGCACCTGGTCACCGCCGCCAACAGCGCGGTCCAGAACGTGACCAAGTGCGTGGCTCGCTGCGGTTTGCAGGTCGATGACCTGATCCTGCACTCGCTGGCCTCGGCCGAGTCGGTGCTCAGCGAGGATGAAAAGGAGCTCGGCATCGGTCTGATCGATATCGGTGCAGGTACCACGGACATCGCTGTATTCGCCGAAGGTGCGATCCAGCACACGGCGTGCATTCCGATCGCCGGCGACCTGGTGACGTCCGACATCGCCGTCGCCCTCCGCACGCCGACGCTGCACGCCGAGGAAATCAAGATCAAGTACGCCTGCGCGCTCGAACAGCTGGCGTCCAGCGACGAGACGCTGCAGGTGCCCTCGGTCGGCGACCGGCCGCCGCGCCGGCTGGAACGCCAGACCCTGGCCCAGGTCGTCGAGGCGCGCTATCGCGAACTGTTCCACCACGTGCAGAAGCAGCTGCGCCAGTCCGGCTGCGAGAACCTGGTGCCGGCCGGCCTGGTCCTGACCGGAGGCGGCGCGCGCATGGAGGGCGTGGTCGAGCTGGCCGAGGAAATCATGCACATGCCGGTGCGTCTCGGCGCGCCGCAGCACGTTCGCGGCCTGTCCGAAGTCGTCAACAACCCGATCCACGCGACCGGCGTCGGCCTGCTGCTCAGAGGCAGCCGGCTGGACCGGCCGCGGGCCGGCGGGCTCGGGCGCGGGTCGCCGGGCGGGCTGGTTTCCCGAATCAAGCAGTGGTTCCAGGGCGAGTTCTGA
- the secA gene encoding preprotein translocase subunit SecA, protein MLKRLITRIVGSRNDRLLKQLHKDVARINELEADVQALTDDQLKAKTDEFKQRHADGESLDHLLPEAFAVVREAALRTLGMRHFDAQLIGGMVLHQGKIAEMKTGEGKTLVATLPVYLNALAGKGVHVVTVNDYLARRDAEWMGPVYRALGMEVGVSVPGMTSAAKRAAYACDITYGTNNEFGFDYLRDNMAFSQEQKVQREQFYAIVDEVDSILIDEARTPLIISGPADEGPELYVKINRIVPELTRQEEEDGPGDFSLDEKSKQVHLSEDGMAHVEELLTKAGLLEADDSLYDANNLALVHTLNACLRAHYLFNRDVDYIVNDGEVVIVDEFTGRTMPGRRWSDGLHQAIEAKEGVPIQRENQTLASITFQNYFRLYDKLSGMTGTADTEAYEFQTIYGLEVVVIPTNKPMIRDDRADLVFLTPQEKYQAIIEDIVERTRAGQPVLVGTTSIETSELLSRELMKAKIKHEVLNAKQHEREAHIIAQAGRPGAVTIATNMAGRGTDIVLGGSLDAELAELGDGAPKEKVDAVKAEWKKRHDKVLEAGGLHIIGTERHESRRIDNQLRGRSGRQGDPGSSRFYLSLQDNLMRIFASDRLGGMMQKLGMKDGEAIEHPWVSRAIENAQRKVEAHNFDMRKNLLDFDDVANDQRRVIYAQRNELMEADEIGDFIADVRDEVFDETISRYIPPGSIDEQWDPEGLEKTLESDFGLDAPVRRWLDEDEDLDEEGLRRKIFEVVESHFKAKEEQTGSEVMRHFEKAVMLQVLDQQWKEHLASMDYLRRGIGLRAHAQKKPQQEYKREGFEMFTEMLASMRYEVVRILSRVQVKSDEDVEAVDQQRRRERPMEFRHQDARAAAAQGRPAAAVAGATPGVGPAAAPPGQTPDTFVRDGRKIGRNEPCPCGSGKKYKQCHGKID, encoded by the coding sequence ATGCTCAAGCGATTGATCACCAGGATCGTCGGCAGCCGGAACGACCGGCTGCTGAAACAGCTGCACAAGGACGTCGCCCGGATCAACGAACTGGAAGCGGATGTCCAGGCGCTGACCGACGACCAGCTCAAGGCCAAGACCGACGAGTTCAAGCAACGGCACGCCGACGGCGAATCGCTCGACCATCTGCTTCCCGAGGCGTTCGCAGTGGTTCGCGAAGCGGCACTGCGTACGCTGGGCATGCGCCATTTCGACGCCCAGCTGATCGGCGGCATGGTCCTGCACCAGGGCAAGATCGCCGAGATGAAGACGGGCGAGGGCAAGACCCTGGTCGCCACGCTTCCGGTCTACCTCAACGCCCTGGCCGGAAAAGGCGTCCACGTGGTCACGGTCAACGACTACCTGGCCCGGCGCGACGCGGAATGGATGGGCCCGGTCTATCGTGCGCTGGGCATGGAGGTCGGCGTTTCGGTCCCCGGCATGACCTCGGCGGCCAAGCGCGCCGCCTATGCCTGCGACATCACCTACGGCACCAACAACGAGTTCGGCTTCGATTACCTGCGCGACAACATGGCCTTCTCGCAGGAGCAGAAGGTCCAGCGCGAGCAGTTCTACGCGATCGTCGACGAGGTCGACTCGATCCTGATCGACGAGGCGCGCACGCCGCTGATCATCTCCGGTCCCGCCGACGAGGGACCCGAGCTGTACGTCAAGATCAACCGAATCGTGCCGGAACTGACGCGCCAGGAGGAAGAGGACGGCCCCGGCGATTTCTCGCTCGACGAGAAGTCCAAGCAGGTCCACCTCAGCGAAGACGGCATGGCGCATGTCGAGGAGCTGCTGACGAAAGCCGGCCTGCTCGAGGCCGACGACAGCCTCTACGACGCCAACAACCTCGCGCTGGTCCATACGCTCAATGCCTGCCTCCGCGCGCATTACCTGTTCAACCGCGATGTCGACTACATCGTCAACGACGGCGAGGTCGTCATCGTCGACGAGTTCACCGGCCGCACGATGCCGGGCCGGCGCTGGTCCGACGGCCTGCACCAGGCCATCGAGGCCAAGGAAGGTGTGCCGATCCAGCGCGAGAACCAGACGCTGGCGTCGATCACCTTCCAGAACTATTTCCGGCTCTACGACAAGCTCTCGGGCATGACCGGGACCGCCGACACGGAAGCCTACGAGTTCCAGACCATCTACGGCCTGGAAGTCGTCGTCATTCCGACCAACAAGCCGATGATCCGCGACGATCGCGCCGACCTGGTATTCCTGACCCCGCAGGAGAAGTACCAGGCGATCATCGAGGACATCGTCGAACGCACCCGGGCCGGCCAGCCGGTGCTGGTCGGCACCACGTCGATCGAGACCTCGGAGCTGCTCTCGCGCGAACTGATGAAGGCGAAGATCAAGCACGAGGTGCTCAACGCCAAGCAGCACGAGCGCGAAGCGCACATCATCGCCCAGGCCGGGCGGCCCGGCGCCGTTACGATCGCGACCAACATGGCCGGACGAGGCACCGACATCGTGCTCGGCGGAAGCCTGGACGCGGAGCTGGCCGAACTGGGCGACGGCGCGCCGAAGGAAAAGGTCGACGCGGTCAAGGCCGAGTGGAAGAAACGCCACGACAAGGTGCTCGAGGCCGGCGGCCTGCACATCATCGGCACCGAACGGCACGAATCCCGCCGCATCGACAACCAGCTGCGCGGCCGGTCGGGTCGCCAGGGCGATCCGGGCTCGAGCCGGTTCTACCTCTCGCTGCAGGACAACCTGATGCGCATCTTCGCGTCCGACCGCCTCGGCGGGATGATGCAGAAGCTCGGCATGAAGGACGGCGAGGCGATCGAGCATCCCTGGGTCTCCCGCGCCATCGAGAACGCCCAGCGCAAGGTCGAGGCGCACAACTTCGACATGCGCAAGAACCTGCTCGACTTCGACGACGTGGCCAACGACCAGCGTCGAGTGATCTACGCCCAGCGAAACGAACTGATGGAAGCCGACGAGATCGGCGACTTCATTGCCGATGTGCGCGACGAAGTGTTCGACGAGACGATCTCCCGTTACATCCCGCCGGGTTCGATCGATGAACAGTGGGATCCGGAAGGCCTCGAGAAGACGCTGGAAAGCGACTTCGGCCTCGATGCGCCGGTGCGCCGCTGGCTCGACGAGGACGAGGACCTCGACGAGGAAGGGCTGCGGCGGAAGATCTTCGAGGTCGTCGAGTCGCACTTCAAGGCCAAGGAAGAGCAGACCGGCAGCGAGGTCATGCGCCATTTCGAAAAGGCCGTGATGCTCCAGGTGCTCGACCAGCAGTGGAAGGAACACCTGGCCAGCATGGATTACCTGCGCCGCGGCATCGGACTGCGGGCTCACGCTCAGAAGAAGCCGCAGCAGGAGTACAAGCGCGAAGGCTTCGAGATGTTCACGGAGATGCTGGCGAGCATGCGCTACGAGGTGGTCCGCATCCTGTCGCGTGTCCAGGTGAAGAGCGACGAGGACGTCGAGGCGGTCGATCAGCAGCGACGGCGCGAGCGGCCGATGGAGTTCAGGCACCAGGACGCACGGGCCGCCGCTGCACAGGGCCGGCCCGCCGCTGCGGTGGCCGGAGCCACCCCGGGCGTCGGACCGGCCGCAGCGCCGCCCGGACAGACTCCGGACACCTTCGTTCGAGACGGCCGCAAGATCGGCAGGAACGAGCCCTGTCCCTGTGGTTCAGGGAAGAAGTACAAGCAGTGTCACGGGAAGATCGACTAG